From one Vicinamibacterales bacterium genomic stretch:
- a CDS encoding alcohol dehydrogenase catalytic domain-containing protein encodes MRGAVLYGPRDVRIDERPDPSIIEPTDAVIRLSATCVCGSDLWPYRGLNAASDPAPMGHEYCGIVEEVGRGVTSIKRGQFVIGSFAASDNTCPHCLAGYQTSCAHRQWVVGAQAPFLRVPMADGTLVATQDLPSANQIPSLLAVSDVLGTGWFAA; translated from the coding sequence ATGCGAGGAGCAGTTCTCTACGGTCCGCGCGACGTCCGCATTGACGAGCGTCCGGACCCCAGCATCATCGAGCCGACGGATGCCGTCATCCGGCTGTCGGCAACATGCGTCTGCGGCTCGGATCTGTGGCCCTATCGCGGTCTCAACGCGGCGAGCGACCCCGCCCCCATGGGTCACGAATATTGCGGCATCGTCGAAGAGGTCGGCCGCGGCGTCACGTCGATCAAGCGGGGCCAGTTCGTCATTGGATCGTTTGCCGCGTCTGACAACACGTGCCCCCACTGCCTGGCGGGCTACCAGACGTCGTGCGCACATCGGCAGTGGGTCGTGGGTGCGCAGGCGCCGTTCCTCCGTGTGCCCATGGCGGACGGCACGCTGGTCGCGACGCAGGACCTTCCCTCCGCGAACCAGATACCCAGTCTTCTGGCGGTGTCGGACGTACTTGGTACCGGGTGGTTCGCCGCC
- a CDS encoding tautomerase family protein → MPHVIVRLWPGKSEQQKRRLAEAITRDVATVLDYGDESVSVSLEEVTPAEWAEKVYRPDIVDKAATLYKKPGYTM, encoded by the coding sequence ATGCCGCACGTGATCGTCAGACTCTGGCCGGGAAAGTCGGAGCAGCAGAAACGCCGGCTCGCCGAGGCGATCACCAGGGACGTCGCCACGGTCTTGGACTACGGCGACGAGTCGGTGTCCGTCTCCCTCGAAGAAGTGACGCCCGCCGAGTGGGCCGAGAAGGTGTATCGCCCGGACATCGTCGACAAGGCGGCGACGCTGTACAAGAAGCCTGGATACACGATGTAG
- a CDS encoding cupin domain-containing protein codes for MEIKRAGSQPSSKGSGDYFTGTVRIDPLFQAPAPARVSGAAVTFEPGARTAWHTHPLGQTLVVTAGFGRVQRWSGPIEEIQPGDVVWFPAGEKHWHGASPTTALTHIAVQEQLDGKNVEWMEQVSDDQYLADRRAK; via the coding sequence ATGGAAATCAAACGAGCTGGCTCACAACCGTCATCGAAGGGATCGGGGGACTACTTCACTGGAACGGTTCGGATCGATCCGCTGTTTCAGGCGCCGGCTCCCGCACGCGTCTCCGGCGCGGCGGTCACGTTCGAACCGGGCGCCCGTACCGCGTGGCATACACACCCCCTCGGACAAACGCTGGTCGTGACGGCGGGGTTCGGTCGCGTGCAGCGGTGGAGTGGCCCGATTGAGGAAATTCAACCAGGCGATGTGGTGTGGTTCCCGGCAGGCGAGAAGCACTGGCACGGCGCGTCACCGACAACGGCCTTGACGCACATCGCGGTGCAGGAGCAGCTCGATGGCAAGAACGTCGAGTGGATGGAACAGGTCAGCGACGACCAGTACCTCGCTGATCGACGCGCGAAATGA